From one Rhopalosiphum padi isolate XX-2018 chromosome 2, ASM2088224v1, whole genome shotgun sequence genomic stretch:
- the LOC132922134 gene encoding pleiotropic regulator 1, translating into MSTRSQNATNFSEEVQRHSVHTLVFRSLKRTHDMFLSCQGMLPPIDEEAEKIKKLVKARDCYGLVFDKVERNKINMKKSQPNHPKSDSLDIYKDNHLPLAITDNPEKVNKNTETSMVLSSPSTQNIAAANRLINHIMPKPKWHPPWKLYRVISGHLGWVRCVTVEPGNEWFATGAADRVIKIWDLATGKLKLSLTGHVSTVRGLQVSPRHPYLFSCGEDRQVKCWDLEHNKVVRHYHGHLSAVYSLALHPTIDVLLTAGRDSTARVWDMRTKANVHTLTGHTNTVASVVAHEFEPQVLTGSHDCTIRLWDLAAGKTRATLTNHKKSVRSLVLHPKVYMFASASPDNIKEWTCPDGKFVQNLTGHNAIVNCMAVNSDGVLMSGANNGSMYAWDWRTGYNFQRMQAPVQPGSMDSEAGVFAMAFDNSGTRLITAEADKTIKLYREDDTATEESHPINWKPDIIRRRKY; encoded by the exons ATGTCAACTAGAAGCCAAAATGCAACGAACTTTTCAGAG GAAGTACAACGGCACTCTGTTCATACATTAGTTTTTAGGTCACTTAAAAGGACACATGACATGTTTTTGTCATGTCAAGGGATGCTACCACCCATAGATGAAGAAGC GGAGAAGATAAAAAAACTTGTCAAGGCTCGGGATTGTTATGGTCTTGTTTTTGACAAAGTGGAACGTAATAAGATAAACATGAAGAAGTCTCAACCAAATCATCCTAAATCGGATAGCCTTGATATCTATAAAGATAATCATCTTCCATTAGCTATAA cTGATAATCCTGagaaagtaaataaaaacacagAGACTAGTATGGTGTTATCAAGTCCAAGTACCCAAAACATAGCTGCAGCTAATCGACTGATTAATCATATTATGCCAAAACCAAAATGGCATCCACCATGGaaattatacagagtgatatCTGGACATTTGGGTTGGGTGCGATGTGTTACCGTTGAACCGGGCAATGAATGGTTTGCTACTGGTGCTGCTGATCgagttattaaa ATTTGGGATTTAGCTACTGGAAAATTAAAACTTTCCTTAACTGGACACGTGAGTACTGTGCGAGGCTTACAAGTAAGTCCTAGACACCCTTATTTATTCAGTTGTGGTGAAGATAGGCAAGTGAAGTGTTGGGATCTAGAACATAATAAAGTAGTTCGACATTATCATGGACATTTAAGTGCAGTATATAGTCTTGCATTACATCCAACAATTGACGTATTATTAACTGCTGGACGAGATTCAACCGCTCGAGTATGGGATATGCGTACAAAAGCTAATGTACACACACTTACTGGACATACAAATACAGTTGCTAGTGTTGTTGCACATGAATTTGAACCTCaa GTATTGACTGGATCTCATGACTGTACAATAAGACTATGGGATTTAGCTGCTGGAAAAACTCGTGCAACTCTTACAAATCACAAAAAAAGTGTGAGGTCACTTGTTTTACATCCAAAAGT GTACATGTTTGCCAGTGCAAGCCCTGATAATATAAAAGAATGGACATGCCCAGATGGGAAATTTGTACAAAATCTTACTGGTCATAATGCTATAGTTAACTGTATGGCTGTGAACTCTGATGGAGTATTAATGTCTGGAGCAAACAATGGTTCAATGTATGCTTGGGATTGGAGAACTGGTTATAATTTCCAGAGAATGCAG GCTCCTGTACAACCTGGATCAATGGATAGTGAAGCTGGAGTATTTGCTATGGCATTTGACAACAGTGGTACTAGACTTATTACAGCTGAAGcagataaaactataaaactttaTCGAGAAGATGATACAGCT aCTGAAGAAAGTCATCCAATTAATTGGAAGCCAGATATAATCCGAAGaaggaaatattaa
- the LOC132921577 gene encoding tubulin alpha chain, testis-specific-like, which produces MRECISVHVGQAGVQIGNACWELYCLEHGIQPDGQMPSDKANGDDSFNTFFSETGYGKHVPRAVFVDLEPTVVDEVRTGTYKQLFHPEQLITGKEDAANNYARGHYTIGKEIVDVVLDRIRKLADQCTGLQGFLIFHSFGGGTGSGFASLLMERLSVDYGKKSKLEFAIYPAPQVSTAVVEPYNSILTTHTTLEHSDCAFMVDNEAIYDICRRNLDIERPSYTNLNRLIGQIVSSITASLRFDGALNVDLTEFQTNLVPYPRIHFPLVTYAPVISAEKAYHEQLSVGEITNACFEPANQMVKCDPRHGKYMACCMLYRGDVVPKDVNAAIAAIKTKRSIQFVDWCPTGFKVGINYQPPTVVPGGDLAKVQRAVCMLSNTTAIAEAWARLDHKFDLMYAKRAFVHWYVGEGMEEGEFSEAREDLAALEKDYEEVGLDSVEGQFDEGGEDF; this is translated from the exons atg CGTGAATGTATCTCTGTGCACGTTGGCCAAGCAGGAGTTCAAATTGGTAATGCTTGCTGGGAACTATATTGCTTAGAACATGGCATTCAACCTGATGGTCAAATGCCATCTGATAAAGCCAATGGCGATGACAGTTTCAATACGTTTTTTAGTGAGACTGGTTATGGTAAACATGTTCCAAGAGCTGTATTTGTTGATTTGGAACCCACCGTAgttg atgaaGTACGAACAGGCACGTATAAACAACTTTTTCATCCTGAACAATTGATAACGGGTAAAGAAGATGCAGCTAACAATTATGCTCGTGGTCATTATACAATTGGCAAGGAAATTGTTGATGTTGTGCTTGATCGTATTCGAAAGCTTGCCGACCAATGTACTGGTCTCCaaggatttttaatatttcattcatTTGGAGGAGGGACTGGTTCTGGTTTTGCATCATTACTCATGGAACGTTTAAGTGTTGATTATGGCAAAAAGAGTAAACTTGAATTTGCCATTTATCCTGCACCACAA GTATCCACAGCAGTAGTAGAACCatacaattcaattttaactaCTCATACAACTCTTGAACATTCTGATTGTGCTTTCATGGTGGATAATGAAGCAATTTATGATATTTGTCGTAGGAACTTGGATATCGAACGCCCTTCTTACACCAATTTGAATCGTCTCATTGGACAAATAGTATCATCTATCACAGCTTCACTACGATTTGATGGTGCCTTAAATGTTGATTTAACGGAATTCCAAACTAACTTAGTGCCATATCCAAGAATACATTTTCCTTTAGTTACTTACGCACCGGTCATATCAGCTGAAAAAGCATATCATGAGCAATTGTCCGTTGGTGAAATTACTAATGCTTGTTTCGAACCTGCCAATCAGATGGTTAAATGTGATCCTCGTCATGGAAAATATATGGCTTGTTGTATGCTGTACAGAGGTGATGTAGTGCCAAAAGATGTGAATGCTGCGATTGCTGCGATAAAAACAAAACGTTCAATACAATTTGTGGACTGGTGTCCAACTGGATTTAAAGTAGGCATTAATTATCAACCACCAACAGTAGTACCAGGAGGTGATTTAGCTAAAGTACAGCGGGCTGTTTGTATGTTGTCTAATACTACAGCTATTGCTGAAGCATGGGCTCGTTTGGATCATAAGTTTGATTTGATGTATGCTAAAAGGGCCTTTGTTCATTGGTATGTTGGTGAAGGGATGGAAGAAGGAGAATTTTCAGAAGCTAGAGAAGATTTAGCAGCTTTAGAAAAAGATTACGAAGAAGTGGGTTTAGATTCGGTTGAAGGCCAATTTGATGAAGGAGGTGaagatttttaa